Genomic window (Neoarius graeffei isolate fNeoGra1 chromosome 13, fNeoGra1.pri, whole genome shotgun sequence):
GAAACTACTGACTGCATGGGAAGGTGTCTCATACTTTGACCATTTACTTTTTCTTGTTTAAATAAATTTCAGTGATTGTATGGGGAaggagaaggggaaaaaaacctgGCTCCGGCTCTATAAAATGGCGTCCAGGTGTTAACTTTGGCCCCTATAGAGTGCACTGCTCGCAGCTCACTGTAAATGGAGGAGCCTTCAGAGAGAATAGAGCATAATTTTTATGATCACTGAAGTCAGAAGCTTTGCTTTGATTTTTTAGTATCCAAATGCAAACGTTGTCCCAACGAAATGTGATACGGCAGTGAAAATATATACTTAAGTTTTAATAAAAGTGtgtagaaaaaagaaaagaactcGCCCCTTTTATTTTTGCCGTGACCCGGATTCGAACCGGGGTTGCTGCGGCCACAACgcagagtactaaccactatacgaTCACGGCAAGCTACAGAGGCGCTGAGAAAAAACTTGAAGGTTCCCCTAAAGAGCACGTCGACTAGCTCTGTCCTCTAGTTATTGTTTCTGATTTAATTGACAGTTAATGTACATTATTTGTGTATTTATTTGCATATTTCTGTGTGTAAACGCGAGCTAAACCGGAATTTCTCTCCTCCACTATCCTGCACAATGTCAAGTTTCCCAGCTCAAAAACACACCAGATAAAATTTATTATAGAGGGCTTGATAATCAGCTCAATTTCAAGATAACATATGGAGCTAATGATTTTCTAACTTAATGTAAAGTTTTCCCCGCTCCAAACATACTAGAACTGAATCAGGAGCTGAGAAATCCCGAGCTAGAAGAAAATGTCCGGGTTCCTGCTGCACATTTTACTACTTTTCCTACTATAACACGCCAAAGTTAACTAAAGAAGGTTTGTTTAATTACCTGTTTAGTTGAATGAGGCGTGTTGGAATCAGGGAAAAGATAAAATGTTCAGAATAGCGGGTTGGGACCCTGTGAGCGAAGGTGAAAAATAGTTAATAGCTAGATCCTCGAAACTAGAACGTTATTTGTGTAAATTACGTTTTAGCAAACGAAAAATTTACTATTCATTTCACAATTAACAGGAACATGCGTGCCAGATCATATCATTATAAGAACAAACGTGAAGTGTGCTCTCAAGTCCCATATGGTCTAGCGGTTaggattcctggttttcacccaggCGGCCCGGGTTCGACTCCCGGTATGGGAATatagcttttattattatttctttaccTGTAATATTAACATTTATACATTCATTTAATTTTGGTGTAAGAACGCTTTGTAAAAAGAAATAGTGCCCAATAGAGAACATGCGTACGTTGTATTTACACTTTACCATGTAGCAAATATACAGTTCACTAACATTCAGTTTTAGTTGAAATCGATGACGTGCATATAAATGACGTTTAGTCTAACACTAGAAAATCAGACACGATCGAATCTAATACCTTGTCAAGTCACTGGATAGTGGTTTACTGTATGTCCAAGATAACATCTTTTGTATGGTTGACTTGTTTTAAATAGTCTGTAAACGTAGCCACAGTTCACAGACACAGAAACCCGGAAATGtcatcatcagctatcagctgacTCTTACTGACGGGGTAGAAGGAAACGAGGACGTCGACATATTGGCAAACAGTTCCTCTGCAAATCCCATCATGTAAAGCTGAGACATAAACCATCATTAAAAGTCAAACAGAAAAAGTATAGCAGGAGTACTGGGACACCAGTGATACAGGAAGACATCTCTACAATATACAAAAGCATGTGGGTGTTGGGAGAAAGGTGGGAAGAAACAGAAGAGAAGAAACCATCATCACTCGTCTAAGAATAGGCCATACAGCACTCAACAAGACACTTCATATAACAGGAAAACATCCAACTGGGTTATGCAGACATTGCAATCAGCCAGAATCAGTGCAGCATGTGATTtatataagaagaagaaacctttatttgtcacatgcacacttcaagcacagtgaaattcatcctctggatTTAACTCAGCTGAAGCAGCAAGCACCCACCCAGTGGGCAGCCAGGGAgtagttaggtaccttgctcaagggcacttcagcccaagaccaccCCACATTAACacagtctttggaggaaaccagagcagaacatacaaactccacacagaaaggccctcaccaaccACTGGAttcaaaccagaaccttcttggtggaaggcacccatgctaaccactacaccaccatgtagcCCGGAGGtgggcatagatagatagattctttattgtcattgcacattactatacaacgaaacactgtttgagggctcagatcacagcaacatatcaataaataaattatatataaccttttaaaaagcagcataaTGGCATATAAGCAGCAGTATAAATTGCAGTATGTGATTATTCAATGAAACACAGTAAAGTGCAGAGTGTGAGTCCAAGTCCGGGtcaggcctccagcagagcttttacagccctggggaagaagctattttggtgtcttgctgtttgtgactttctgaccctaagcctgccagagggaagggtgtcaaaaagacattgtctggggtgagtgcagtcagtcctaatctttgtggctctgtttctcagcctggcagagtagatctgttccagggattggaCCGGGGTACCAATAATTTTtgatgcagtcctgatgatctGCTGCATATCTTTCCTCTTCTTTGAGGTGCAGTTAGAGAACCACtgcatccatagctcagaacactttaaggaagagagaaagaaactaaGTGAAGTACTTCAAGAAATAAAGTTTAACTTCACACTGCAGAACCTCTTAGGTAAGGCATTAGGACACATATATGGCCAACTaataacatttttaaaagaaacagGTATAATAGAGGAAATTTAgggttgttttttcccccctgccaatcttctgttccacactccaatccagtaggtggcggtaatgcacctttaagttggcatGCCAACCACCattaaacccaaaagaagaagaagaagacgtgcTGTCATATGACCTACGACGGCGAAGCAGTGAATGGAGAGGCTTACATGCAATAAAGGCGCACAAATATCGACGCTTTATCACAGTCTTTGAGTCATTGTGTTATATTGCACGACGCTGATTGTGTCTGTTTGAAAAATATTGATTTTTGTTGCGCCTCAGCTGTGAATCACACGTGTAGAAGAAATGGGTCTAGATCCTGCTTCTCTACACTTAGACCAACAGTTACTTCATTTTATGGATCAGCTTGAGATTTTGGAGGAGAAAAGACAAAAACTTAACATGCTCATAGAAGAGGTAAGAAATTATAACTGGTACTGTGAATGTATTTTAGTTGAATACACTTTGTGTTCTCTTGATCGTTTTAAAACAGTCTGATTTGTCTTTCCACAGGGATGGTTTAACATTTCCAAGGCCCGTTACTCAATGGGGAACAAGCAGGTCTCAGCCCTGCAGTATGCCAGTGAGATGGAGGCACTTGTACATGTTTATGCCAGGTGCTTCTACGTATTTCTGAAGTTACTGCATTGTACTTAAGTAATGTGGGAAAATGTGGAATgggactttgtttgtttgtttgtttgtggtagAAAAAAATTAAGATGCAAATTGCTTCATGAAGTGAAGGTCCTAAGCATAGGACTTCACATACTGGTACAGTGGATgaagcatttttaattttttttaaatttggaaaGTCTGTGTGTTGGCTGTCGTTATTTACAACCACTCTATATGCATTATATACACTGCTATTTACCTTTTATAGGATTTAGTTTGAGTTTTACAGTATGAAAAGTAATTACAGTAATTGAGAGCATTTTGTCCTTCAATACTTACTTGTATACATCTGTGTTAATCTgaaatgcagctggtcagaaaatGGTGAGGTGGAGTTCAAATGTAAGCGAATAGATGATGAAGCAGAAGAACTAAAAGAAAGTAATACAGTAGAGACCATAGGACCAACAGAGGGAGGTAGGGCGAGTAAATGGATCATAAATCAGAATAATAGTGCATGCTCTTTCTAAAAATTATGAAATGTACAGAAAGTTGAATTTTAACAacagtggacttttttttccagtcacatttaaaaaaaaaaaaaaagcaaaacactCTTATTTGCAGGCCTCAGAAGGCGAGTGActgttaaaaagaaagaaaatgaggaaGAAAAAGACATTTCCAAAGACCAATGTGAGAAGGAACCTCAATTTAATTCTAAGAGTGAGAAATCTCCAAGTCAGCACCAAGATCCACTGAAATGGTTTGGGATCCTTGTCCCACAAAACCTTAAGCAAACTCAGGCAGCTTTTAAAGAAGGTAAGTGTAAAACTCAAGTCTATACAACCATAGTGGCCTGCAAATGCATGTCTGCTTTTTTAATGAAAACAATTTGTTTAAATTTGGTGTTTAATTGGCT
Coding sequences:
- the ccdc115 gene encoding coiled-coil domain-containing protein 115, producing MGLDPASLHLDQQLLHFMDQLEILEEKRQKLNMLIEEGWFNISKARYSMGNKQVSALQYASEMEALVHVYASWSENGEVEFKCKRIDDEAEELKESNTVETIGPTEGGLRRRVTVKKKENEEEKDISKDQCEKEPQFNSKSEKSPSQHQDPLKWFGILVPQNLKQTQAAFKEVITLAAEISTLQSAIVKTRSEMQTQMKDKQKIVSELKE